In Thermococcus thioreducens, a genomic segment contains:
- a CDS encoding FAD-dependent oxidoreductase has translation MMKYDVVVVGASAGGITTALAAKRFYPDKSVLVIKKEDVGIISCGIPYVFGTLKSIDEDLIPLDMFFKPAGIDVLVDEATHIDPKTKLVRTRGGEEVRWEKLVIATGSRPVIPEVPGFDLDGVYTIPKDYEYLKKLKERVKEAENVVIIGGGFIALEVGDEIRKLGKDVTLVVRSRLLRSSFDPEFSEMVESRLREVGVDIVYGHIERLAGEQRVEKVRLVGGTELPADLVIFSIGYRPNVELAVKAGLKVTRYGIWTDEYMRTSHPDIFAVGDCVEHRDFFTGKPYTLMLASTATFEARIAGANLFRLQIVRENRRTIGVYATHVAGLTLAAAGLTEEAARKEGFEVIVGYGKAPDRHPAVFPGTSMITAKLIFSRDRGAILGAQIAGGKSVGEMINILALAIQKRLTASELYTLQIATHPLLTASPVAYPILQAAEDALAKLRT, from the coding sequence ATGATGAAGTACGATGTTGTGGTTGTCGGCGCGAGCGCCGGCGGCATAACCACGGCCCTCGCCGCGAAGAGGTTCTATCCCGACAAGAGCGTCTTGGTAATCAAAAAGGAGGACGTTGGGATAATCTCATGCGGCATTCCGTACGTCTTTGGAACCCTCAAGAGCATTGATGAGGATCTAATCCCCCTCGACATGTTCTTCAAGCCAGCAGGAATAGACGTTCTTGTGGATGAGGCGACCCACATAGACCCCAAGACCAAGCTCGTAAGGACCAGAGGGGGAGAGGAGGTCCGGTGGGAGAAGCTCGTCATAGCTACCGGCTCCAGACCCGTTATTCCGGAGGTTCCTGGATTTGACCTCGACGGTGTGTATACCATACCCAAGGATTACGAATACCTAAAGAAGCTTAAGGAGCGGGTGAAGGAGGCAGAGAACGTCGTTATAATCGGTGGCGGGTTCATAGCACTTGAAGTGGGTGACGAGATACGAAAACTCGGGAAGGACGTCACTCTGGTCGTCAGAAGCAGGCTCCTGAGGAGCTCCTTTGATCCGGAGTTCAGCGAAATGGTAGAGAGCAGGCTCCGTGAGGTGGGTGTTGATATTGTTTACGGCCACATCGAAAGGCTCGCTGGTGAACAGAGAGTCGAGAAGGTCAGGCTGGTTGGTGGCACCGAGCTCCCGGCTGATCTCGTGATATTCTCAATAGGCTACAGGCCGAACGTTGAGCTTGCCGTTAAGGCAGGTCTCAAGGTTACGCGCTACGGCATCTGGACCGACGAGTACATGAGAACATCCCATCCGGACATCTTTGCGGTTGGCGACTGTGTGGAGCACAGGGACTTCTTCACGGGGAAGCCGTACACCCTTATGCTGGCTTCAACGGCAACCTTTGAGGCCAGAATAGCTGGAGCGAACCTCTTCAGGCTCCAAATAGTAAGGGAGAACAGGAGAACGATAGGCGTCTACGCCACCCATGTTGCCGGTCTGACCCTCGCGGCGGCAGGCCTTACTGAGGAGGCCGCTAGGAAGGAGGGCTTTGAGGTCATAGTGGGCTATGGAAAAGCCCCGGACAGGCATCCCGCGGTTTTCCCGGGAACGTCCATGATAACTGCGAAGCTGATATTCTCCCGCGACAGGGGGGCGATACTAGGCGCCCAGATAGCTGGAGGTAAGAGCGTCGGTGAGATGATAAACATCCTTGCCCTCGCGATACAGAAAAGGCTAACGGCGAGCGAGCTTTACACGCTCCAGATAGCCACCCATCCGCTCCTCACGGCCTCGCCGGTTGCCTATCCGATACTTCAGGCGGCTGAAGATGCCTTGGCGAAGCTGAGAACCTAA
- the udp gene encoding uridine phosphorylase has product MVEKFVSAERPQTEEGYQYHIACKPGDVSRYVLLPGDPERVPKISSLWDEAREIAFHREYRTHTGRYKGVPISVTSTGIGGPSTAIAIEELAAIGADTFIRVGSTGAIQPGMEIGDLIIAKAAVRLEGTSKQYVRVEYPAVADLEVTLALIEAAETLGVRYHIGITASTDSFYLGQGRPGLKGYFPSFAKNIMDDLRQANVTNFEMEAATLYTLANIYGLRAGCVCAVFANRVTNEFGKAGEKEAALVASEAVKILAEWDEEKENAGKKVWFPGLERV; this is encoded by the coding sequence ATGGTTGAGAAGTTTGTTTCCGCCGAGAGGCCCCAGACAGAGGAGGGCTACCAGTACCACATCGCCTGCAAGCCGGGGGACGTTTCAAGGTACGTTTTACTTCCCGGCGATCCTGAGAGGGTGCCGAAGATAAGCTCCCTCTGGGACGAGGCGAGGGAGATAGCTTTCCACAGGGAATACAGGACACACACAGGCAGGTATAAGGGCGTCCCGATAAGCGTGACGTCCACCGGAATCGGAGGGCCGTCCACTGCCATAGCCATAGAGGAGCTCGCGGCGATAGGTGCCGACACTTTCATCCGCGTCGGCTCCACCGGCGCGATACAGCCGGGGATGGAAATCGGAGACCTGATAATAGCGAAAGCCGCGGTGAGGCTTGAGGGGACTTCAAAGCAGTACGTCCGCGTTGAATATCCAGCAGTTGCAGACCTTGAGGTCACGCTTGCGTTAATCGAGGCGGCTGAAACTTTGGGCGTCCGCTACCACATCGGCATAACCGCTTCAACCGACAGCTTCTACCTCGGCCAGGGAAGACCGGGACTCAAGGGCTACTTCCCGAGCTTCGCGAAGAACATAATGGACGACCTGAGGCAGGCGAACGTCACCAACTTCGAGATGGAGGCGGCGACCCTTTACACCCTCGCGAACATATACGGACTGAGGGCCGGCTGTGTCTGCGCGGTCTTCGCCAACCGCGTTACCAACGAGTTCGGAAAGGCCGGGGAGAAGGAGGCAGCATTAGTTGCCAGCGAGGCAGTGAAGATACTCGCCGAGTGGGACGAGGAGAAGGAGAATGCCGGAAAGAAGGTGTGGTTCCCAGGGTTGGAAAGGGTTTGA
- a CDS encoding pyridoxal-phosphate dependent enzyme, translating into MLVCSRCGREYPETFRLTCDCGGTLLVRRNHFSFFGSLLPYLDMRRYLNSLPVGGNYLPPAVPAITPTAALQIGHVIGLFKLEYLHPSGSFKDRGTYVTVAKLMEEGIREVVLDSSGNAALSMALYSLPAGITTHLFVSYNTMPEKLSLLEGLGAVLHFVDGDRMAVHEMAVGFAEREGVTYVSHWLNPYFIEGTKTVAFETYEQVGVPDYVLVPTGSGTLFLGLWKGFTELKDMGEIAELPRLVAVQASGFESLCERSPLTNSLADGIAIPEPPRIDEMKRAIKETNGLCVSIEGPETVEALNWLKRAGFLVEPTSAVVLAALWKLVESGEIPDGSRVLLPLTGSGLKLT; encoded by the coding sequence ATGCTCGTCTGCTCACGTTGCGGTAGGGAGTACCCGGAGACGTTTCGTCTGACCTGCGACTGCGGCGGAACCCTGCTAGTCAGGCGGAACCACTTCAGCTTCTTCGGTAGCCTTCTCCCGTACCTGGACATGCGCCGCTACCTCAACTCCCTCCCCGTGGGCGGGAACTACCTCCCCCCGGCGGTGCCCGCTATCACCCCGACCGCTGCACTCCAGATAGGTCATGTCATTGGACTGTTCAAGCTCGAATACCTCCATCCGAGTGGCTCCTTCAAGGATCGTGGGACCTACGTCACCGTGGCAAAGCTCATGGAGGAAGGGATCCGGGAGGTCGTCCTCGACAGCTCCGGCAACGCGGCCCTGAGCATGGCCTTGTACTCCCTTCCGGCCGGGATAACCACCCACCTATTCGTCTCATACAATACGATGCCGGAGAAGCTCTCCCTTCTGGAGGGGCTTGGGGCGGTACTCCACTTCGTCGACGGTGACAGGATGGCCGTTCACGAAATGGCGGTGGGGTTTGCAGAGCGCGAGGGGGTAACCTACGTCTCCCACTGGCTCAACCCATACTTCATCGAGGGTACAAAAACGGTGGCCTTTGAGACATACGAGCAGGTCGGTGTTCCCGACTACGTTTTGGTCCCCACTGGGAGCGGAACGCTCTTCCTCGGCCTCTGGAAGGGCTTCACGGAATTAAAGGATATGGGCGAGATCGCGGAGCTCCCCCGGCTCGTTGCTGTTCAGGCTTCAGGTTTTGAAAGTCTCTGCGAGCGTTCGCCCCTCACCAACAGCCTGGCTGATGGGATAGCGATTCCGGAACCTCCGAGGATTGATGAAATGAAGAGGGCGATCAAGGAAACAAACGGTCTCTGTGTGAGCATTGAAGGGCCCGAAACGGTGGAAGCATTGAACTGGCTCAAGCGGGCGGGTTTTCTGGTTGAGCCTACCTCTGCCGTTGTCCTCGCGGCTCTGTGGAAGCTAGTCGAGAGCGGCGAAATTCCGGATGGTTCGAGGGTTCTTCTCCCCCTCACCGGCTCGGGCCTCAAACTGACCTAA